ACGGCACAGCCGCCAATTACTTCCTCCACCCACACACCACAATCCGCTTCAACTCCCTCTACTCAATTACCACCCAACAACTCCACTACAACCACTCAACCATCGACCCAACCTAACAGCGAACCCATCCGTACTGTCACTACCCGCTTAACCAATAACATCCGCAAACCCAATCCTAAATACGCCAAACTCGCTTACATTGGGCCCGCTTCCACCTCACTGCCCAAAACAGTCAAGCAAGCGCTCATCCTTCCCCAATGGCGTCAAGCCATGGAAACTGAATTTCAAGCACTAACAAACAACAAAACCTGGACGCTAGTACCTCATCAATCATCCCACAACATTGTTGGTTGTAAATGGGTCTATCGCGTCAAATATAACCCCGATGGAACTCTAAAGCAATACAAAGCACGCCTAGTTGCTAAAGGCTTTCATCAAAGACCGGGAATCGACTTCAATGAAACCTTCAGTCCAGTAGTAAAACCCACCACTGTTCGACTTATACTCTCGCTCATCACCCAAGCATGGCCCTTAAGACAAACTCGACATTAACAATGCCTTCCTTCAAGGTACACTAACCGATGATGTTTACATGGCTCAACCTCATGGCTTTGTAGACATGACCCAACCTAACTCAGTCTGTAAATTAAACAAGGCCATATATGGCTTAAAACAAGCTCCTCGAGCTTGGTACACTGAACTCAAAACTTACCTTGTCACCTTTGGTTTTAAACAATCCATTTCAGATTCATCATTATTtcttttaaaaaccaaaacaacGTGTCTTTACATGCTTGTCTACGTTGATGACATAATAATCACGGGACCAAACCCTCAACAACTTCAACAATTTATAACACAACTTGCTAAACGATTCTCTCTAAAAGACCTAGGACCACTCTCCTATTTTCTTGGAATAGAAGTGACACCAAACAACCTTGGCCTTCACCTCAACCAATCTAAATACATACATGACCTATTACACAAATACAAAATGTCTGAAGCAAAACCAAATACCACACCTATTGCTACTGACCATCACCTCATTCGTGAAGACCACAAACCTATTCACGAACACTCGACTATCGAGCAATAGTTGGTAGTCTTCGAGATCTCTCCCTCAAAGGCCGGATATTGCCTTCACAAGAAATCGACTAGCCCAATTCTTGCACCACCCCACTACCACCCATTGGACAGCTCTCAAACGTTTACTACGATACCTTCAAGGCACCTCCACGCATGGAATCCAACTATACCGTACCTCACCTCTTTGTCTTCACGCATTTTGTGATGCAGACTTTGCTGGCGATAAGGACTCGTTTCTCTCTACCTCTGGCTATGTCATTTACCTTGGTCGTAATCCTATCTCCTGGTCTTCCAAAAAACAACGAGGACTCGCCCTATCTACAACTGAAGCCGAATTTCGCGCTGTCGCTGCTGTTACTACTGAAACACTATGGCTTCGAAATTTACTACTTGAGCTTGGCATCACCATAACAAAGCCACCCGCTGTTTATTGTGACAACATGTCGGCCACTTTATATGCCAAAAATCCGGTCTTTCACTCCAGAATGAAGCACATGGCCCTATCATTCCACTTCGTTCGTGAACAGCTCCAATTGGGGCACATGCGCATTCAACACATTGCAGGAAAGGATCAACTCGCAGACGCACTTACCAAGCCTTTACACAAGCATCGTTTCCTTGACCTGCGCGACAAGATTGGCCTTCGACCCCCTACGTCCATCTTGAGGAGGAGTATTAGCAATAATACCTCTACAAATAAGGAAAAGATAGCACAATCAATCAAACCCACAAATCAAGCAAACACAATCAATCAGTGATATACTCAATATTGTAATTATAGACAATATAATGTATAGGCTCCCTTTCCCATCCTTAATTAGACTACCTCTCATCTTATATATACCTAGATCATTAGCATTGTAAATCATCAGTTTATATATACAAATAACACCTTCTTTACAGTTAGAACTGTTTTACTTCGTCGTTTCGGAAACCTTTGGACCTTTATTCATACCCTTAACTTTGACTATGATGAATTTTGGGACAAGTTAGGTATTAAGGGAAACACCCAACATAACTGGATCTGTCGTTTCATCCGCAATGTGCTGACGCTTCACCAAAATCCGTCCATTAATACATTTAATCTTCGTATAGAGTTCGACAAGGCGGCTGTGGATGATCTGAGTGAATGGTTCAGGTTTGCGTTGGATAGACAAGCCAAGGAAATCAGATTATCTGATGAATGTGATTTTTATATTGATTGCAGTTCGATCTTGCGTAACTTGACGAGCCAATTTCTAGTTACACTTGAACTCGAGAATTGCAAATTAGAGGGTGAGTTGCAAGTTAATTTGGGATCTCTAAAGAAGTTGTCACTTTACTCGATTGATATGAGTGATGAAATTTTCGAAGGATTTATATCTGGATGTCCTTCTCTACAAGAACTGGTTATTGAGGATCCTTTTTGGACGAATGACCTAAGTTTTAGTGCTCCAAACATTGAAAAATTATCTCTCTTTCTTACGTGTGAGGTCCAATTATCTCTCTTTCTTACGTGTGTCAATTCTTTTTCGATTAATTTCCCCAACCTTATTAGTTTGTATTTGGAAATCGACATTTGGGAACTAAACATCATTGACGTTTCATCTGTTCGCGATATCTACGTCAAATATTTTTATGTTTCTGTGAATTTACATGATGATGAATCATTTACAATCAAGAAAATGTTCGGAAAACTTGAAAATATTGAAGTTTTTCAACTGTCAAATGATGCTTCTAAGGTATGTACTTCACCTTTCTTCTCATGTTTTTCTCTTTTGAAAAGAACTCTTTTTGTATCGACGTATTGAGAAATTATTGTGACTACTAATTTAATGTCCATTCCCTTCCATTTCAGCCATTCCTCCATGCAATACAAGATGTACAGCTTTTACGACATAAATGGAAGCGTATAGTTTTGGAATTGCAGGAGCTCTCTAACAGCTGCCTTTCCGGGATCTATTATTTGATGACAAGTCTAAAACAGTTGGAAGAACTCGATATATACACGACAAAGGTATGTATAATTGTCATGTTATAACTTATTGTGTGACCACTTTGCAACTGAAATCAAAGTTGTTCATACAAGAATGTAGATAGATGATCCATCTCAACCAAAATTTTACGGTGATGGTTGAGGTCTAACAAttatatttatttcctatataaactCTTTCATTTGCCTCCTTAATTAACGGCAAGTCTTTTCTCTATGTAATACCAGGCTTTTGATTCTTGTACGAATTTACACCGACTAGAACTTCCCTCTCCTTATGTGACGCCACAACTTAAGACAATCACCTTGCATGGCTATGGGAAAACTTGGAGGAGTCAGCTTCAGTTAATAGAATTCTTGCTCAAAAGCGCCGCTACCTTGGACAAATTGGTAATTGTCCCCATGAAAGGTCATGGATTAAAAGCAGAAGAGGAGCTTGAATTTGTTAAGAATGTTGCGAACTTCCCGAGGGCCTCACCAAGTGCCAGGGTAGTCTTTGCTTGACAAGCAATCTGTACTTCGTAGTATAGCAACTATTCGAGGAATGACAAAACGATGTAACAACCAATTTTGGTTTCATCCCGCATCTCTAGATGAAAACAATTTAGTGTGCgagtttatataaatatattcatTTGCTATTTGCCTACTTAAACTAATAATGGTTAGTCTTTTCTGCACCATAAATTAGGATTTTCTAGACTGAACCAATTTGATTCATCTACAACCATTCATGGTCGTTTTAGATGTTTGTAGGCCATCCAAAAATTATCGAAATGTTCTGATGTTAATACAAATAGAACCCCTTtttaaatacaaaataaaagtttaaaaaattaattaaataaaatagcaatatattagataaaaaaaattaaaatattttacaaaaacaaacaatttttttaaatacGTATGTAATTCGGtatgatttttgaaaaaaaaaacaattaacaatTTTATGCGAATCATTTTGAAATGTTGAAAAATAGAAAAATCAGAATATTTTTTTacccttttattatattttttatattttttgtcaTGAGATATTTTATTCCGACTTCTAATTTTAAGACAACTATCTAACAAAATATTTtgcaattgaatttttttttacaaaaattgtacagtaaaaaaattgaaattatataaaaataataaactatttgttttcgtaaaatattttatttttttatctaATACTCCTCCCTATTCACTcattctcccccccccccccccttctaattttgcacaagaattaagatggaaagagggaagaaaaccCGACTTACCTAAAAAAGAATGAGAGAGGAAATaaatgaattggagggagtatattttaattttttttttattaatttaaacttttattttgtatttttcataaaaacataaCCATTTTTATGTGATATGATTGAATTTCTCGCGACATTTTAACaaaggggtttaatttcacttattatgtaagttaCGGGGCTTAATCACTCCAATTGAAAGTTAtgggggttaatttcacaattgcacaaaggtatggggtAAATCACCACTTTCCCGTATATCTATCGAATGGGACGGTCGGACCGGTTATATGTATGACTTCGTTAATCTAGGAATCGGTTAAAATACAAACCAAGTGTATTTTAGGTTTGAAAAATAATACGAAATTATAGAGGTCAGGGCCGTATATTAGGGATTTTGAGTCTAAAGCGGGTGGGCCTCCGATGGTCAATCGGATAGGGCCGGGTCAAGTTTTCGACTCACCCTCCATAAAAGTTACCCTAATCTTTATCAGGTAAATTACGCTTTCCTTGATCCTCAAGCCGATATTATTCTATTATTAGAAGTATTTTATTGAAATATTTAGAGCACACTATTTATATTTCCCTATCTCCTAAACTTGTTATTAGGGCAAATCAGACCAGAGATTTAAGAGCGATGACGAAATCAAGGCCTCAAAACTGTGTATGTTCCGATGTCGGCCGAGATAGGTTGAGTGAAATGCCAGATGAAATAATTATTAACATTCTCTCATGTATGCCTACAATAGATGCTGTTAGAACTGTTTTACTTCGTCGTTTTGGAAATCTTTGGACCTTTGTTCATTCTCTTAAGTTTTACATGGATGAATACCTTGCAATCTTTCAGGATGATTCTCCGATATCTGACATGGATGATGATTACTATGATTCTTCGCTGTCTGACATGGATGATTACTATGATTCTCCAATATCTGACATGGATGATTATTACCCTAGAACCTGTTGGAAATGATGGCTGTAAAAACCAAGTTGCTTTGTCCAACTTTCCATTTGATATCCCACATCGGTGGATTTGCTTGGCCTCCATGTGTTTATATTGTCTTTTGTCTATCACTAGTCAATTGtgtggaccaaggaggcttttgttgggattgttgggcctgtgggtttgggtccaaataCACACATgcgcgcgcgccggcccggcccggctcgaactcgggctcgggtttgggtagagcaacctgcggtgcgggccaaaggccccctTTTAATCTTTTTTGGGCTTGTGTGTAGTGGGCTGTCCACATTCAGTGTACTGGAAGTTGTAACAGTCAGTCAATGGAGACTATTAGTGGCGCGATTAAAGAGCTGTTAATGCTCCACTAATTCCGTTTTGACTGCTGCATTTGTGGAGCAGTTTTTGGCTCCGCTGCTGATCTTTTTTCGCTATAAATAGATCATCTCGCATCTCTCCAGAACACACATCAACAATCACTctcctctcttcttcctcctcttctctTAAATTTCTGGGTAATGGTAATTAttttcgttccaagtctcacagttccgagtgggcgAAACTGAGTTGGAGActgtagtgttatccttggggaattaccggcactagctgatcgccaccacggtcataccggaatatagttttcaaggcagtggctccgTTACCACGGCACTACGATTCGGGTTATATCTCTTCTGTTTTTTTCGCTTTTCATTGTTGCTGCATCTTTActccaacaatttgaaaactatatatCTGTTGTTGTTAATTGCTGTAACAATGTCATCTGTTTTAGCAAAACCCCTTCCTGATTTGACTAAACTTGAGAAATTAGACGGTCATAACTATAAGCGTTGGTCACAGAAACTGTTGATGTTTTTCGAACAACTGGAAATTGATTATGTGCTGTTTAGTGACCCGCCTGCTCCTGTTAAAGAGGCTGCTGTTACTGAGACCGTAGAGAACACCCCTcctgctaaatctgttgttaagttaAACGAAGAGGATATTAAGAAATTTGATAAGGACAATAAACTTGTTAGATGCCAGCTTCTAAACAACATGACCGACACCCTTTTTGACCTATTTATGGTTCATAAGTCCTCCAAACTGATATGGGAGTCCTTAGAGGCCAagtatggggctgatgatgcggggaaaaagaaatatgttgtgggtaagtggctgGAATTTCAGATGGCTGACGGGAAACCCATCATGGAACAAGTTCATGTCTACGAGAACCTTTGTGCTGATGTCGTGAATGAGGGTATGAAACTAGATGACATTTTCGTGGCTAATGTTCTGTTAGAAAAATTCCCTCCCTCCTGGTCTGACTATAGGAACCACCTTAAGCATAAGAAAAAGGACCTGTCTCTCCAAGAACTAGTAGGACACatgaggaccgaagaggcaaatcgcctTAAAGACAAACCTGTTACTCAATCTGTTAAAACCTCTGTTGCTGCTGTTAATGCTAATCTGGTTGAGTCTGGTTGTCCGTCTTATACTgagaagttcaagggtaagggtaaggccaaggttggtccggtaagaaccagggtcgctaagaagaatggtccaaAAGCACACAAAACCAAACTTgctaagattcgaaaccaaaggGTCCCATTGTTTGCTACGTCGTGGGGAAAAcggtcacaaagcctaccaaagGTAATCGAAAAGAAAATCTACCAAGCCAATGTTGCTGTGATGATGATATCATTGCTTCtttgtggttgtggaagctaatctgTGGGTAATCTTTCTTGAATGAGTCTTGATACCGGCGCTTCCAGGCATCTCTGTCTTTGATAAGGGATTATTTGCTGAGTTCGAGGAGGTAgctgatggggaatgcgtctacatgggtaattcttcatctgtaatgatcacaggcaaaggcaagatctttctcaaactcacctcggggaaaacacttgctctcaccaatgttttatttgtaccctcattgcgtcgaaacctcgtgtctggtgccttattgaacaaagctggtttgaaacttgtttttgaggctgacaaggttgtaatgtcgcgtaatggggaatttgtgggcaagggttatctttctgggggtctttttgtattaAACACTGATTCTGgttttaataatattgcatctacttCGCTTATATCatttgagtctattgatgtttggcatggtagattaggtcatgtgaatgttgactatattaaaaaacttagaactatgagtttaattccaagtttgacgagtcaagaattctctaaatgtgctagctgtgttgaggctaaattcacaaaTAAACCTAGTAAACCAGTCATAACTAGgaatacgagtcttcttgagttaattcacaccgacctagctgacttcaaaaatgtggcaagtagaggtggaaagaattattatgtcacctttatagacgactgttcaaggtacacccgtgtttatctgcttaagactaaagatgaagcagaacaatcgtttataaactttaaaaatgaagtcgaaaatcaactcgacagaaaaattaaaagggtaaggtctgatagaggtggtgagtataaatctagttatctagccgacttttgtgcttctaacggtttaatacatgagactagtccaccttacttacctcgCCTAACGGTGTAGTCAACgaaaaaatagaaccttaaaagagatgatgaatgctatgcttttaagttctggcctatctgacgatatgtggggggaagcaattctatcagcttgtcacattcttaaccgtgtacctcataagaaacttgacaagacaccctatgaaatttggaagggctatcctcctaacctgagttaccttaaggtatgggggtgtttggctaaagtgggtttaccagattttaggagacctaccgttggaccaaagacctatgattgtgtttttataggttatgctcaaaatagttctgcttatagattcatgtctttaagtgatcgttctatatctgaagctagagatgctgtgttttttgagcatgtttttccattacagaagaatgttgattcacctcctagtttacctgttacatctgttgatatctcttcacatgctagtagtagctcttctattgatcatgttgttgaacctagaaggactaagagacctagatgtccaaagaactttggagctgattttgtttcaactttgTTTGTCGAACAtggatacactgtttgtgctagtgatgaatttgtttcagcttttttaatagaagatgacccaaaaacgtatagtgaggcaatgaaatcaattgatgctaatttttggaaagatgctattaaaagtgaacttgactctattgtgtcaaatcagacttgggagttgactgatttacctaaaggtagtaaacccattacaagtaaatggatctttaaaaagaaaatgagacctgacggtacaatagagaggttcaaagctagacttgtagttagaggctttacacaaaagaagggtattgattattttgatacttactctcctgtgaccaaaatttcgactattaggactcttATCGCCTTAGCTGTTATTCATAACcttgttatacatcagatggatgttaaaactgcttttttgaatggtgaactaagggaagagatctatatgtctcaacctgaaggttttgtgattgagggtcaagagagtaaagtgtgtaaactgaacaagtctcTTTATAGAtcaaacaagcacctaaacaaagggtatgagaaatttaacaacactttgataagtaatggctatgtggttaacaattctgattcatgtgtttattcaaaagtaatagaatctgattgtgtgcttatatgcctttatgttgatgacatgttaatacttggtaataatttagaggtgataattagaaccaaagaatttctgtcatcacaatttgagatgaaggacgtaggagaagctgatgttatcctaggagttaaggtcatccgaaaccccaatggaatttgtttaagtcaatctcattatgttgaaaaagtgttgagaaagtttaactgctttgatgatgtgcctgctagaacaccctatgatcctagtgtagcattgtgtaaaaacttgggcaagagtgtttcccaagaagagtatgctaaaatcctaggtagtgtgatgtttttaatgaactCGTACTCGACCGGATATTGCTTATGCGATTAGTAGatcgagtcgttatacacataaccccaaagaatgaacactggaatgctcttcgtcgtttactaaaatacctaaaaggaacagttgacttatgtttgcattatagtaaatttcttgtgttagagggatattgtgatgcgaaTCAAGGTTGcgtaacgatgagatctgttctactagtggttatgtctttaccatgggtggaggtgctatatcgtggaagtcttccaaacagacttgtattgcacgctctaccatggaatctgagttcatagctcttgagttggcaggacaagaggctgaatggttgaaaaaccttttagctgatataccagtgtggggcggacggctaacaccggtctccctgcactgtgactcgcaggctgctattggtgttgcaaagaatagtgtctacaattcgaaaAAAAGACATattcgaataaggcacgctgcagttagacaactccaagacaatggagtgattgttttggactatgtgaagtccgaaaacaatcttgctgatccctttactaaagggctggctaggagactagtcgttgatacgtcgaggggaatggggcttaagtccttaggtcaagagtgagacttgactaggtctaaagcttctattcctatggcgttgtatgattcatagcctttatggtggtgcttttgagacgcacttgatggatcatacaccaggttggacttgggtccttaatgactcatgtgagaagtgctattgagaagcacttgagtcacctacgtaggtgtaacgatcattagactatgagaagtcttccgaacacatctattagtaccgaggtaaacgcataactctaaaagagcgcgttgcactttcgcggaacgatcttaattctgaaggtatgatatgtgttgtggggggtatcgaccgaacctcagctaggaattcaaatcgcaagatattctctcgctgtaagtaagttgtttcctcatttcactaaagtgtcaattcaaatcgtaagatattgatacctaagtatccaatccttcctttacccaggaattTCTTCTCTTTGCTTTTCCTCGCCAtctgtgggggattgttggaaatgaTGGCTGTAAAAGCCAAGTTGCTTTGTCCAACTTTCCATTTGATATCCCACATCGGTGGATTTGCTTGGTCTCCATGTGTTTATATTGTCTTTTGTCTATCACTAGCCAATTGtgtggaccaaggaggcttttgttgggattgttgggcctgtgggtttgggtcaaaacacacacacgcgcgcgcgctggcccggcccggctcgagctcgggctcgggtttgggtagagcacctgcggtgcgggccaaaggccccctTTTAATCTTTTTTGGGCTTGTGTGTAGTGGGCTGTCCACATTCAGTGTACTGG
This sequence is a window from Silene latifolia isolate original U9 population chromosome 8, ASM4854445v1, whole genome shotgun sequence. Protein-coding genes within it:
- the LOC141594721 gene encoding uncharacterized protein LOC141594721, with the protein product MTKSRPQNCVCSDVGRDRLSEMPDEIIINILSCMPTIDAVRTVLLRRFGNLWTFVHSLKFYMDEYLAIFQDDSPISDMDDDYYDSSLSDMDDYYDSPISDMDDYYPRTSKPLPDLTKLEKLDGHNYKRWSQKLLMFFEQLEIDYVLFSDPPAPVKEAAVTETVENTPPAKSVVKLNEEDIKKFDKDNKLVRCQLLNNMTDTLFDLFMMADGKPIMEQVHVYENLCADVVNEGMKLDDIFVANVLLEKFPPSWSDYRNHLKHKKKDLSLQELVGHMRTEEANRLKDKPVTQSVKTSVAAVNANLVESGCPSYTEKFKGKGISVFDKGLFAEFEEVADGECVYMAYIDLDRIKHLRPCVTSQLKTITLHGYLKSWRKSWTSQLQLIEFLLKTAATLDKLVIVPVKSLKKADEVEFVNHVSIFEMSSPTVRVIFA